A region of Anopheles merus strain MAF chromosome 2R, AmerM5.1, whole genome shotgun sequence DNA encodes the following proteins:
- the LOC121590780 gene encoding serine protease 27-like, with protein sequence MVTRRPTMSIHRSERIRCVTLLVPLLLALFLTGVPTASAHQCFCGVRRAQNETIYPDVPIEPGEWPWHTLIYYWSGSRLDPPAKICEGALIDERFVLAAAHCLTVRGSSDGELLPSDQLVVHVGVVSVQQDNERSRRFQVRNVTVEDESDLALIELQLSEPRTAVPKLMPDSSASSDEDGSGGGVDVSENLLPVVADSGGWKPIPVCLVDALDLTTLYGTEMYILNQSQRNRLGGYEPVRLILNEFLLCSGSTLAMKSRSINGTTVSFTIKDLNLPSNDRGTALYFKHQGTWSLLGFTVSRASHQWTPGSVCLPNDIISFDCLYPALDWVMENFGDTNS encoded by the exons ATGGTTACTCGGCGACCAACGATGTCGATCCACAGATCCGAACGGATACGGTGTGTAACCCTGctggtgccgctgctgctggcgctcTTCCTTACGGGTGTCCCGACTGCCAGTGCCCATCAGTGTTTCTGTGGTGTGCGCCGAGCGCAGAACGAAACGATCTACCCGGACGTACCGATCGAACCGGGTGAGTGGCCATGGCACACGCTCATCTACTATTGGTCCGGCTCGCGGCTTGACCCACCGGCCAAAATCTGCGAGGGTGCACTCATCGACGAGCGGTTCGTGCTGGCCGCTGCCCACTGTCTGACCGTGCGCGGCAGTTCCGATGGCGAGCTGCTGCCCTCGGATCAGCTCGTTGTGCACGTCGGCGTTGTGTCGGTGCAGCAGGATAACGAGCGTTCGCGACGGTTCCAAGTGCGCAATGTGACGGTGGAAGATGAGTCGGACCTGGCACTGATCGAGCTGCAGCTAAGTGAGCCGCGAACCGCCGTACCGAAGCTGATGCCCGATTCGAGTGCCTCCAGCGACGAGGATGGCAGTGGCGGTGGTGTCGATGTGTCGGAAAATTTGCTGCCAGTGGTGGCTGATAGTGGCGGTTGGAAACCAATTCCAGTGTGTCTGGTCGATGCACTCGATCTGACCACCCTGTATGGCACGGAAATGTACATACTGAACCAGAGCCAGCGGAATCGCCTGGGGGGCTATGAGCCGGTACGGTTAATACTGAACGAATTTCTGCTCTGCTCCGGATCTACGCTCGCCATGAAGTCACGGTCGATCAATGGAACGACCGTTTCCTTCACCATCAAAG ATCTCAACCTACCGAGCAACGATAGGGGTACGGCACTATACTTCAAGCACCAGGGCACGTGGAGCCTGCTCGGCTTTACCGTGTCCCGGGCCAGCCACCAATGGACGCCCGGTTCCGTCTGTCTGCCGAACGATATCATTTCCTTCGATTGTCTCTATCCGGCACTGGACTGGGTGATGGAAAACTTTGGCGACACCAACAGCTAG